The genomic stretch cctttaTGCCCTGAGTAGCTTGATTCACGGCCACTGCTGTCGAAAAATCGATTCAGTCAGCGTGGTACCGAGATGCTCTGCCTCTGCATCATTTTCTAGAGACCTTGTCTTTACAATGCTGCCCCCAACTGTTTTATACCCAAATGTTCATGGTACCGCTACCCTTGTATCTAAGGCAAGgcgatttttctttaaaatcaagcTCAGTTGTTTTGCACCTAGTATAAGTTTGTGTCTGTAGTGCTCATCAACTTTTCTCATAAAGCAGGTcctgcttaggtgaccttttcagtttttttttacaCTTTGTTTGTCTTATCGAATAAGATGAGAGATGGATTCGTGCCTTCGTCAATGCCATATATGCCCCAAATTGTGCTCGACATTACGGGGAAGCTGTAGCCAGTTTTGCAGCCCTTTCTTTGCTTCGATTTTGATGCAGGATTAGACCGAAGGggactcaaagaaaaattatgggtAAAAACAGAATAATAATTGGAAGCGAAAAAGAAAtgtgcttaaacaaaaggtgtccctttcggggaaaggaatagAGAGACTTATCCGGAGGTATGTGCCGACTTTaatgaatcatgacatgcattttagaCTGGATGCCTAATTTGTCTGAGCTGTCTAATTCTCAAAATCCACCGCAAATGTTCATCTTGAATTTGTCTTGGTTGTGCTCATGCCGGAGAATCGAAGACCCTTATTCGGCTAGTAGCGCCCATTGCAGGTTTTCGCtaactaacctctctcatttctttactaaccatcaccttatggtgcccatctgggttttcaccaataagactctatcATTTCTCTGTTCactatcgccttatagtgcccgtacggtttttcactgataagactctctcattgctttttttttctcttttttattcttttttttgtgACTATGATACTGTATGAGGGAGGTTTCCCAACATCTTTGGCATGGGGACTTCAATCATTCTTAAAAAACATCGATCAAAAGTTCTTGAAAGGTAAAAAGGCGAAATGAACCTTGaactgaattacaacttttggaatcatttttacagagagaaaaaaaatcgtgaaataaaacaaacttctgccccagttttggagtattgggaatatggattttttgttctgatgggaccgaacccatggtaaggctgcctacgtatcctttcggaatcaggtcggacgtagttcaattttttagatttttttttacaAGTTCCAAGAAGTGAGAAACAAGGAAGACAAATACGGCTCAAAAGGATTAACAAAAAGGGTGACACCTATTTGGAATAGCGAGCGAATGATAGCCTTCACCACTTCAATTTGAGAAAATCAATGCGTGAAAATTCTACAATGGGTATATAtcagacataatatcttttgactgcatctgcgttaatagtcatgtctggtacccgtctttcttcatctaccaagtgcaaggccccttttggtaacactttcttgatgatgtagggtccttgccagttcggggcgaactttcctttagcttctacctggtgcggaaggatgcgtttcaaaatCAGTTGGCCTACCTCAAACTGCCTTGggcgcactttcttattgtaagcgCGTGCCATTCTTTGTTAGTATAACTGGCCGAAACACACTGCTGCTAGCCGTTTTTCATCGATCAACATCAGTTGTTCTaatcgggtcttgacccactcagtgTCTTCAATATCTTATTCCACAATAATTCGGAGAGAGGGAATTTCGACTTCAGCGGGTATCAcagcttcagttccgtatacaaGAAAATAAGGAGTTGCGCCAACAAATATGCGAACAGTCGTACGGTATCCCAAaagagcaaaaggcaacttttcatgccattgcctggaaccttggatcatcttcctaagaatcttcttgatgttcttgtttgctgcttcaactgctccattggcttttggccggtaAGGGGTAAAATGGCGATGCATGATTTTAAATTGTTCGCAtgcctccttcatcaaatgactatttagattggctgcattgtcagtgataatggtctttgggataccaaaccgacaaatgatgtTGGAGTGAAGaaagtctaccactgctttcttggtgactgctTTGAAAGTGACGGCTTCCACCCaattggtaaaataatcaatcgcaaccaaaatgaatctatgcccatttgaagcctttggctcgatcggcccaataacatccattccccaagcaacgaaaggtcaaggagaggacatgggatgcaactccgaaggAGGCGAGTGAATCAAGTCACCATGAATCTGGCACTGGTGACACTTGCGAACAAATCTAAAgtaatctcgctccatggtaagccagtaataccctgcccgtagaatcttcttcgccaaaacatatccattcatgtgaggtccgcatacCCCTGAATGCACTTCACTCATGATCCGCTTTGCTTTTGTAGCATCTATGTATCTCAACAAGTTTAAAtctggggtcctcttgtacagaaTTTCCCCATTCAGGAAGAAACCACTGGCGAGTCGCCTTAtagttcttttttgatctcctttGGCATGCTTtggatattctcttgttttcaggAATTGttttatgtcatgataccatggttcaccatctggTTCTGTCTCGATTGTATTACAGTAACCATGCTGATTCCGAACTTGGATTTCTAATGGATCAATATGGGTGTTGTCTGGATAAGGGAACATCGAGGCTagagtagccaaggcatcggCTAGCTCGTTGTGAAACCGGGGAATGTATCTAAACTCGATAGATTTGAATCTTTTGCTCAAGTCTCGTACACATTGTCTGTACGGAATAAGTTTGatatctcgagtctcccattcgccttgggcttgccggataagcaagtcagaatctcccataactaatagttcatgcacatccagatcgatggccattttcaaacccatgatacaagcttcatattctgccGTATTATTAGTACAGAAGAACCGAAGTCGGGCCATTGCAGGGTAATAGTGTCCAATAGGTGAGATGAGGATTCCCCCGATCCCAACTCCTTTGATATTGACAGCCCCATAAAAATACATTTTCCATATAGGGTGATCGTCTGGAACCACTTCCTCTATCGAGTTGACCTCTTCATCCGGGAAGTATGTGCTAAGTGGCATGTACTCATTatcaactggattctctgccaaatgatctgccaaagcctgtgctttcatcgcggtgtgagtgacatagacgatgtcaaactctgttagcaggatttgccattttgcgagcctaccagtgggcattggcttttggaagatgtacttcaaaggatccattctggatatgaggtaagtagtgtaggccaaaagataatgtctcaacttctgagcgacccaagtcaagacacaacatgtcctttctaaaagggtgtacttaacctcataatcggtgaacttcttgctcaaataatatattGCATGTTCCTTTCTGCCTGttgcatcatgttgccccagaacgcaTCCAAAGGAATTATCCATCACTGATAGATATAAAAATAAAGGCCTACCAGGTTCAGGTGGAACCAGTAAAGGGGGTTTTGACAGATAATCTTTGATCCTGTCAAAGGCCTTTTGGAAATCGTCCGTCCATCTGACAgcggcatcctttttcagcaacttaaagatgggctcgcacgtggttgtgagctgagcaatgaacctactgatgtagttcaacctcctgAGCAAACTCATGACCTCTTTTTTGTTCTTCGGGGGTGGCAGATCTTGAATGGACTTTATCTTAGATGGATCTAATTCGATGCCTCTCCGGCTGACTATAAAACCGAGGAGTTTCCCAGCTGGGACCCTAAATGCACACTTGGCTGGATTAAGCTTAAGGTCATACCTACGAAGCCGTTCGAAGAACTTTTTCAAATCACACACGTGATCGGcttgtgtctttgattttatgatgacatcgtcgacatatacctcaatctctttgtgcatcatgtcgtgaaaaatggtggtcatggccctcatgtaagttgcccctgcattctttaaaccgaatggcatgaccctataACAATAGATACCCCATGGCGTGGTAAAAGCGGTCTTTTCTGCATCatcctcatccattagaatttggtggtacccagcatagcaatccacaaatgatTGGGCACATGCTTTGCGCAATTATCTACaagaatgtggatgtttggcaaaggaaaattatcctttagacttgctttgttcaggttcctatagtcaacacaaactctagtttttccatccttctttagcaCGGGCACAACATTGGCCACCCAGGTGGTGTATCGGACAGCTCTGACCATATTAGCGCTTAGTTGCTTCattatttcttctttgattttgtcgctcatatctgttttaaattttcgttgcttttgttgcaCTGGTGGAAAACCAGGATACGTAGGAAGCTTATGAACCACCAGATCAGCACTTAAACCCGGCATATCATCGTAAAACCAAGCAAATACATCTTtgtattcaaataaaagttgaatcAAGATATCTCTGGTTTTTTGttcagtgtgaatgcttatcttcgtTTCTCTAACTTCTTCAGGACTTCCGATATTAATCGTCTCAGTTTCATTGAGGTTTGGCTTAGGCTTGctttcaaattgttccaactctctttttatttcctcaacaaTCTCATCTTCCTCATATTCAACCTCTTCATGCGTTATTTCGATATTAGACAGCTTTTCAAGATCTGGGCATGAattctgcatgcatgtcatgttattaaagccggcattaacaaaactgaaatgagaataaaatgacaggaattaggaaaagaaaaatataggAAACTTAATAGGAAACTAAACCGCATTTTATTGAattcgaaaggatagaagggttaacaTCAAACAAACAATCATCCTGAgatatttggattacaaccctgaaagtaaCCCAGAATACAAAAAAGGAAGCTGCAAAAGCAGactaccaagactcctccctTGTGGGGAGAGGAGTTGCTTCCCAGTTGGCGAGCATGGTGTCTGGGTCAATTAGTTGCACAACGGCACAACTAGTGCCTTCACCAGCCTGGATCATATTCACTTCAGAAAACATCTCGCTGAGGTCATGGCAAATTTCATCAATGTTTGCATGCGCCGAGGAATTTTGACCCTCTTAGAGTCGTGGCTtgacaaaagtgtagaaaatatGAGGGATAGGCTGTTGCAAGACCCATCCACTCTTTTTGCAGTGTTTGGATTTGTTTTGTCTGCTTGTGTTGGCCTGAAGCCTAAGCCAAAAGTACCTCGGTTTCCTAACGAAGAAATAGGCTCTGAAAtcccttgcaatgatgcccccagacctttccctggctCATAACCTTGTCTCATCATAACCGTAGCCATCATTACAGATGTGGCGGAAAGACAAGGATGCAAAATGGGCTTTCCTTCCTCGACATGGTCCACAGCAACCActtcaaaagcttgatagacaaTGGACTCAGACCCTTCCTTGGCCTCAATACAGGGGATTAACGGGTCTTTATAAATGGAAGACTCGTCTTCTACGTGAACAATAATTTCTTGCCCGTCATGTTCGAATTTTAGCATCTGGTGTAAGGTGGATGGCACAGCTCGGGCTGtatggatccatggccttccaagaagaAAGTTATAAGAAGTGACCATGTCCACTACTTGGAAAACAATCTCAAAGTCCACCGGCCCAATCGTCATGGTGAGGTtgatttcccccatggtatctctcgctGAGCCATCGAAAGCCCGGATGCGAACATTGCTGGGTCGGATTCTGTCCGTATTGATCTTCATGCTTTgcaaagtagagagagggcatACATCTACACTTGAGCCTCCATCAACCATGACTCTCTTTACATAATGCCCCTCACATTTTACTATCAAGTTCAACGCCTTATTGTGCTCAGCTCCTTCCTCGGGAGGTTCATCATCGGTAAATGAgattctgtttacctcaaaaaatctATTTGCCATCTTCTCTAACTAATTCAGTGTGGTCTCTTCTGAGATATGTGCCTCGTTCAGGACCTTGATTAGTACACGGGCATGCTCTTTGGAATGTATGAGCAGAGATAGTAGAGAGATTTGGGCAGGAGTCTTTCTTAGCTGGTCAATGATTGAGTAATCCTaagctttcattttcttcaaaaactcttctgcctctgcTTCAGTGACTGGCTTCTTTATTGGAAATTGGCCTCCTCTGATTTGCTTGGCCTTCATCAACTCTTCTGGAGAATAACActtccccgatcgagtcaaacctccagtttcccccacttcctctatgatttccttgcctttgtaggtcatcacagttttgttgtagttccaagggACAGTTTTCGTGTTTGTCACAGGGGGTTGCATGGCAAGTTTGATTATGATCGGCTCTGTTATGCCATTCGCACCACCCCGATTCTGCCTTGTGACGGGGTGTCCTCCAAGGACATACAACCTTGGGCATGGAACATTGAAGCGAACCTCTAACCTCGAGACCTTGGGCACAAATAAAGTTACCTTTTCTGAGTTCAGGACGCCTTTCACAATTAACGGCACATCTCGGCTTGGTCTTACTTCCAGActtattccttcttgaattgctcCCACTGTCATTTCTGTTTGGCCGACCGGCTTGTATTCCTGATCTCGGTCAATCATTCCCACGAAATGAACATCGTTGTGTTCCGACAATGGGTTATTTGTCACATTAGGAGGGTCCTCGCCATTCGTTACTACAATTAATTTTTCAGAAATGAGTCTTTCTATGGCTCCTTTCAGAGTCCAACAATCATCGGTGATATGCCCTGGGGCACCTAAatgatattcacatctagcatttgcTTGAAATCCATATGAATTCGGATGCATATGGTGGGGAGAGATGGGTCCAATCACGCCTATTTGCTTCAGCTTCTGGAATAGACTAGAGTATGATTCAGCCAATGGGGTGAATTTTTCTGTCGGCCTCTGCTCTCGACCATAATCCTGCCTGGGACGAGCATTGTAGGGTGACCGAAAATTTTGTTGCTGAGGTCGGGGGCCCCTTGGAGCTGGTGCCCGTACCTGATGATTGGGAGGCCGAGCATATGATTGAGCATTGAACACCATACATTGTGGTGGTCCCACAGAGTATTGAGGAATTGGCGGGGAATAGTAATGTTGAGGGTAGCTGGATCGCCCCTGCTGAACTTGCACATAAGGGTGTGATGCCCCTCTTTGAACTTCCCTAGATCCCGAGGTCATCATAGAACCTTCATCTCTCTTTTTCCTATTTGCAAAACTTCCCGACCCATTTTGGATGGCTTGAGTGGTGGATTTGAGAGCAGCCTGACTTACAATTCTGCCAGTCTTTAAGCCATTTTCGACCATTTCCCCTACCTTGATTGCTTCAGCAAAAGGCCTACCCATTGcaaacatcatgttttggaaataatcagGCTCTTGAGCCTCCAAAAAGACAGTGATCAACTCATGattatccatgggtggcttaactctggccgcctgctccctccacttgatggcgtactccctaaagctttccgtcggattttttttcatattggatagggaattgcggtctggtgCAATATCAATATTGTATTGGAATTGCTTGACGAAATCCTGGGCCATGTCATCCCAAACATGCCAGTGAGAGATGTCTTGGTCAAtgaaccattcggaagctacccCCACAAGGCTTTCCCCAAAGTAAGCCATTAACAGCTCTTCCTTTCCTCCCGTACCCCTCagctggttgcagtaccttttcaagTAGGCGATAGGGTCGCTGtgtccatcatatttctcaaattttggggtcttgaaccctcgtggcaaatggatgtgagggaacatgcatagatcactGAATGAAACACTTTTGTGACCACCTAGTCCCTGTATGTTCTTTATATTCTGTTCAAGACTTTTCATTTTCCTGGCCATCTCATCGGGCTCAATCATCGTGGCAGGCATTTGATTTTCCACTGGTGATTCATATCGAGGAGTCTGATTGTATGGAGCCGAGACCCCAAAAGCCATATTCGAAGAATAGTATtgtccatcataagcatgagatGGTGGCTCATTATTTGGCTTCGTCACAGGAGGTGGTGGCGGGATTGTACATACCGGTGCGCCAGACACGACGAGAGGGGTGTTCCTGACCGGTGCGGCTGGAGGTCGCATATTAGAGGTACTGGGGGCAGCATGGAGGCTGTAATTCGGCACATACCCTGGTGGTAGAATGGGGTCGCTCGTTGCATGGAGCGGTAGTTGAGTAGCCTGGGGTATGGTGTAAGTTCCCTTTGAGGGACCCTGGGGTGGAGGTCGACCGGAAACCCAAGCTTGATATACATATGATAGTTGTTGtctcaattttcttatctcttcAGGCTCTTGCTCAACTGACTGACCCTGCGGATTGTCACTGACCAACTCGATTTCATCACTGTTATCCATTACTATTGgtcccttagatcttgtgaagtaatgatGTGCTGCCAGATTTACCACAAACCAGCCACCTTAAACTTACTGGATTAAGAGCCAACAAACGTGTTTTGGTTAGGCATTTTATAGATATGAATTACACGTAATATGTCATGCTCCTAACATTGCCACTATTTCTAAAATGATTTTGGAAGGCTTCAATGTTTCATTTCGGCTTATCAGCTTGTTGATTATTGTTATttccttcttctctttttttcgtttttttttcactCGCCttatttgatcccttactttagagccatttaaaataaaaacttgatcgaaccttttgtgggttgcctacatatcatgtcaCCGCAtaaatcagatcattacgtagttcagtagttgttgttttttttacaaaacaaacatcTTTTTGGTTCATTTtagaatttttctaaaaaaaagtcttttcattgattttcaaaataattctttttttttatacaaGACTCAAAAGGCAAGAGTTACATAAAGATAAACAAGACCAAGCCTGACTAAAACAGACTTTTTAGGATAAAAGGCAAAACAACAAGACTCAAAACGCCAAAAGACTcttacagactcgaaaacaacaaAAGCATAATGAAAAAGGACTGATAACTAAAAGAAGACTTTGATCTTTGCAGTAGAATCCACCAACATCGCTGTAATCAAGGCTCTTGTTCCTGTGCCTGACCCCCAACGTTGCGGTATATCCTCTCCAAGTCTGCAGATATATGACGAACAATGTTTAATGATACTTCTGCAAACCGCTCGGGCGTCATTCCCTGGCAACTCCTGCGTGCTCTTGAGGTATATGTGGCTACCTCGAGGATCTTTCCTTTAATGTATTCCTGAGCCACATGCAACTCTTGATTTTTCTGACCACGTGTCTCAGCAAGATCTAGCGCATCATGCTCGCGGTCCAAGGCCATATCTTTCTGGCGTCGATTTTCTAGTAACTCCCCCTCCAACCGATTTATCATACTCTGGTAGTGATGTCTTTCTACTTCAAACTCCGCGATCTGTCTCTCCTTACTTGATTCAACTCCCTCTAATTGATCCCTTAAACCTTTGATTAGTGGAGCGTAACTCATGCGCTCATGATCACGGACTACCCTGAACTGGCCTTCTCTCTCTTCTTGTTGCTGTGCGGTTGTGACCATGTTCTTCTTtcgaatttgggatttgagtgCTTGCCTCTCTCGTGCCCACTGAGATTTCTCTTTCTCAAAAGCATCATACAGCAAATCCTTGTCTACTTTAACAATGCTGAGCTCTTCTTGCAGTGCTCCAAAGTCAGATTCATAACCCCTTTTCATCTCTTCCGCAACCAGCCCAACTCTGTTTCGAATTTCAGCCTCCCACTCCGTGGTGCTCTTCACGACTATACCTGGTCTATCTGCGAGAGCATCTTGGTTATAGAACCACTCAAGATAAGAAGGATTCAACTCACCACTTCCTCGATCTGCCACCATGGTGCCACGCTCGAGTATCTTAGTGTCATTCCAAACACGTTGGGCATAAGCTTCACGAATGGGATCCTCTAATGTTGCTTCCCAGATAAAATTTTCCATAGTCTCTACTGGGGGAACTATTTGTTTGTGACCCAGCTGACGTAGAACTCTCATGGGAACATATGGCTGATAACCTCGAAGCCCCATTAAGATCAAAAACGGATGGCAAGATGACTTATAGATGACATATTCCGCGGTGAACCAAGGATAATTCCATGTGATCTGATCATCTGTTAAGGAGTGAAGATACTTTCTCCAATCATTGACACTTTCTGGGAAATTGCGGATCTCTGACTCACTCTTCAATCTAGCATTATACTGGAGAACATGATTACCCCAACAAGTACGGTGGTCTACCTGATAAGGACGATGGAAAAGATGATCCATGAACCACATCTAGAGCAGGAGGTTGCAACCTTCAAAGAAACCTTTTCCTTCCCAGCACCTGGTCAAGGCGCGAAAGGTATCTGCTAACACCATTGAAAGAATATAGGAATCATTTCTTTTCATCATCGCTGTGACTATCCCAGATAACCGAATGTTGATCATCCGATCCTCTCTCGGGAAGACAATACACCCCAAGAAAGCTACAATGAATGCTTTCCGTCCATGGCCTCGCCATGTGTGTTGGTTATGTTTGTTAATTAGCTTCTTCCCATATTCTGAGAACCCCCTTTCATGCCCATACATGTCATACAAGAAATCTAGGTGGACCTGCCCTTACGCCACATGTGCTATCTCGATGTGGTTGATCCACATCTGCTCAAGGAACTTGGTAGCAGTAACGTCCTTGGGAGCCAAAAGTCTCTTTGTTTGACTCTTATGCCCCAGGTCGGTATATTCAGCGAATTCCTCCAAGGTAGGAGTCATTTCAAACCCATTGATACGAAACACATTATTCTTCGGGTCCCAGAAATAAACCAAAGCCTCAATGAGTTCTCGTTTGGGCTCAATCCCCATAATGTTTACCAAGTTTTTCAAATAATCTTTGATCTTTCCTTGCTCAAATCCATCCATGTTGTTCCACCATCGCTTCAATAACCTGGGCACTTTGTCGACAATCTTAAATGGCGAGTGCTCTTCATCTCTCAGCCTCTTGTCAGGTCTCCCACTAACTGAATCCATATCGTACCTATATAAATAAAATTATGAGGTCGGGTCCAAATCTTAACTCGAAGaaatgacaccaaattctggATAAGACAACGGACAAACTTTATATGATAAGAGGGCTAGACTCTGGAAAGATTACTTAGGTATCTCGCCGAGGAAAAAAAATAGCTGGACAAAGGGCAAATAATAAAAGGCGACGAAGAGGACAAGATGGTTATTTTTATGAAAATGGCTCTTCAGCACCTCCAAGAAAAGTACTAATGCAGTCTCGATAAAAACATCTGAATAcatggataaaaaataaataaaaacttaaAAATGTAATGTTGACATTGGCAAAAATGGCTGGGAACAAAGGACGACATGACAAAAACAAAATGACtatttttacgaaaatagcccttcgacacTTCCGAGGAAGGTTGAAAGGCGGTCCCGGCAAAACGGTCAAAAATAAAAACGAAATGGTAATAGGTGTTTAAAACGACCAAAGTAATCATTTTGTATGAAAATAGCCCTTTGGCACTTCCAAGAAAGGTTTTAAGGCAATTTCCGCAAAAATGGTTCCACATTGGggaaaaatggtaaaatattagCTATATCTACGAAAACAACCCTTCGATGGCTCCGAAGAAGGTTTCGAGGTTGTATTGAAAAACATGATCAGACGTAAAGACAAAAACaataaaaaagtaaaagagaaagaaaagaaaaaaaaaactatcgatttatttttatttattaaaagaaaaatattatgGACACACCGATTTCAAAAACTCTTACAAAAATGGGGGCCAACCCTGATGAAGGTTTCC from Nicotiana sylvestris chromosome 12, ASM39365v2, whole genome shotgun sequence encodes the following:
- the LOC138882729 gene encoding uncharacterized protein, with the protein product MDNSDEIELVSDNPQGQSVEQEPEEIRKLRQQLSYVYQAWVSGRPPPQGPSKGTYTIPQATQLPLHATSDPILPPGYVPNYSLHAAPSTSNMRPPAAPVRNTPLVVSGAPVCTIPPPPPVTKPNNEPPSHAYDGQYYSSNMAFGVSAPYNQTPRYESPVENQMPATMIEPDEMARKMKSLEQNIKNIQGLGGHKSVSFSDLCMFPHIHLPRGFKTPKFEKYDGHSDPIAYLKRYCNQLRGTGGKEELLMAYFGESLVGVASEWFIDQDISHWHVWDDMAQDFVKQFQYNIDIAPDRNSLSNMKKNPTESFREYAIKWREQAARVKPPMDNHELITVFLEAQEPDYFQNMMFAMGRPFAEAIKVGEMVENGLKTGRIVSQAALKSTTQAIQNGSGSFANRKKRDEGSMMTSGSREVQRGASHPYVQVQQGRSSYPQHYYSPPIPQYSVGPPQCMVFNAQSYARPPNHQVRAPAPRGPRPQQQNFRSPYNARPRQDYGREQRPTEKFTPLAESYSSLFQKLKQIGVIGPISPHHMHPNSYGFQANARCEYHLGAPGHITDDCWTLKGAIERLISEKLIVVTNGEDPPNVTNNPLSEHNDVHFVGMIDRDQEYKPVGQTEMTVGAIQEGISLEVRPSRDVPLIVKGVLNSEKVTLFVPKVSRLEVRFNVPCPRLYVLGGHPVTRQNRGGANGITEPIIIKLAMQPPVTNTKTVPWNYNKTVMTYKGKEIIEEVGETGGLTRSGKCYSPEELMKAKQIRGGQFPIKKPVTEAEAEEFLKKMKA